The window AAATATTGCCAAAGGTCGCCCTTCCAACTCAGCAATGTAATTCATCCTTCACAATTCACATATTCACTCTGTAATAGTTGTGTAGTAGGTATTTGCAGATTGTTAGATGGCTTTGAAACATGAGGTATATTTTTTCACAAAAGCTCAAATGAGCTAAACTGTATCTAAGTGTACACATTTACTTTTGTACCCTCCGATGTAATGTTCGGCCTACTCTTTTTGTGTGAGTGGAAGATGATCTCTCTTCCCTTAATAAGAAGTCCATCCTTGTGGAGTACTAGTTAAGCATTAAACACCCATGAAGTTTCTTAATGTTTGGTCCGAAACATAGTTTCCCTTGGTTCTGGACAGAACTTTCTTCATATCTATTTAGGGATTGTTGTTGTCCTCCTCCCTTCCTTCGATTTTCTGGTTCTTAGGTTGCTGGTATTATCTTTCTGGCCTTGTTTCTTttcgttttcttgagccgagggtctatccgAAGCCGTCTCTCTACCCCACCAAGGTAAGAGTAAGGTCCGCGTACACGCTACCCTCCCCGACTTCACTTGTGGGATTAAACTGGGTGGTTATTGTTTTGCTCTCTTCTCCTTTTTTAATGGTGGCACTGCTTTCCCTTCTTCCTTGCCACTCAACCTGTGCCAAATCTTCAACCTCCATTTGTCCAAGACTACAATTCATCATTCTCAAAAGAATGGAGATGAAAAAGAAACTTGATAATTGTCTAAAAAATTTGAACTTATAGATTAAGGAAGCAGTTTAATGGATAGTGTTACAgtgccttttttttttcctctcttttatttTGCGATAACAAGGCTGGTGGGAATATTGGACTTTTACTCACATGGTGCATCCTTAACCATCAAAGTTCTTAGGCTTCATGTTAGAGTTAGAACTAACTTCAGCGTGAAGTTACAGTTTAACAGCAAGGAACTGAAGCATAGGTACAACTTGAAGTGAGATATTCAGCATACTCATATATCAAGCTTATGTTCTCAATATATTTATTCAGAAGTTAAAGCAGTTAGTCTGCATTCAAATAATACATGAAACATCGTGAGTATTCAATAAGAATGAAATTATTGTAATTGCTTTAACACATTGACCACTAAACCTAGATTAAGACTAAAGGTCAAAACCTCTAGGAAAGATGGTTACAGAAAAAAGCCATTAGACCTATCTAAAGAAGCTGCCTGCGGGATGCCTGCATTCCGTACCAGAAGCAGACTCAGAAGTCGTACTACTCAGGTGGATAAGCTATATTTTGGGCCTATCACTAGACAGGCAATCAACATTCCAGCAATTAGGGGTCCCCTGATGACCAAGAATAGGTGTTATCTTCCCGTCTTTGCTCGTTTCATTCCTGTATTACTAAATGGAGACATGCTAGGGCTCATTCGAGGACTCATGCTCGGGCTTTCTTCCCTTAATGTACCATTTAGCATGGCCAATTCCCTTAGTTGTTGTTTCTTATAAACATCCATAGATTCATCCTGATACAGGCAAAGTGAGGGAGAAAAAAAGTCAAAAGGGCTAGATAAAAGTTGAAAGCAAATGATGGCAAATGGCAGCAGCTATATCGTTTTAACTCGTACCACGGGCTTTAAGAGGTTCTCTAGGATTGAAACTGCATGATCAATACGGGCGTCAATGATGTCTTCCGGAAATTCAGCCTCCACCAGGAGATGTAGTGGCTCTTTGAGGTGCTCGTACCCAGGTTTATCTTTCAATTTCTCTTCCTACACAAGGTGGGAGAGAACAATGTGAAATTGCAAAAGAGAAAAACAATAAACCTTGAGCAATTTAAAACTACTTGTAATTTAGACAACAAAAAGATTCAGGACATTACAACTACTCTGACAAAGACAAaggatgtgtgtgtgtgtgtgtgagagagagagagacttctCTTAGAGATGCATACTACGCATTCACGAACCAAGGCATAGTAAATGTTAAGTTATTCAAGCTTGCTCTTTTAACAATTATTGAGCAAGAATAGTAAGAGGGCCCAATACCTTGATAGAGTCCTTCACTGAGCCTTGACCTCTGATGTAGACTCTACATTCTGTAATGGCTTCAACCCTCTTTAGGGAATTCCCACGTGGTCCCAGAATTCGACCGACAAAATTAAACTGCATGATTTTAACTTGGTTAAGATCTATTTCAAAATTTAGGAAGACAATGAGAAACATTAAACACCACTTTAATAAGGTTTCACATACATTTGGGAACTTCTCCACTGGAACATCCAGTCTTATGACTTTCTTCACAACAGGAGTGGTTGCAGTTCCCGGCACAACATGCCAATCCAGGGGGGAAGGTTGAAATGGAGCCATTTTCTGGAGGAGTCTGTTTTCCTGTAGTAATTACATAATATCAAGTGGTAAATCCTCCAACAATGTCCTCAAGCAGTTATTCAAACTCCTttaagttatgaaaatagaatTAACAAATATATTACACAAGCAAAGAGGTGTCAACTACTTACAGTATCTATACTGGGGACTAGGACTAACAACTCCTACAATTTCTGACTAACACCAAACAAGAAGTGCTTTTCTTCGATTCTAATTATGGCTAACTAGGTTCTGTTTTTTGCTTGACAAGGAAGCAACAAGTGGGAAGAGAAATGGAGGTTATATTTTCATGAAAGTTATCCACATGCAAGGACGACAAAACAATTAATAGATAACATTTTCTGTGAACAGCAACAAGTCCGTAATAACATCTGAGTTGGCAATACCATCATCAACAAAGGCACTATTATTGATAACGATGTATGAGAATCCCACCTACTGCACGTGCCAGTTCTTTCTAACATTTGCAGATAGGCATTCCCACCTACTGCACGTGCCATTTCTTTCTAACATTTGCGGATAGGCATAGTGTCCTGAGGCTCAAACTAAACAGATGTTGAAACTACCAATTGAGCTCAGTATTTCCTGATTTCAATAATATGATTTCAGTAATATGAGCAATTCAACAATTAATAGATTACATCTCTATGAACAACAACAACTCCATAATGCTTGAATGGTGTGCTATAAGCCTCTGGTGTCCAAGGGAACACATAACTAACTCACTTCCAATTGGTTTATAAAATTAAAGGTATGCTAAAAATAGAGAAATGCTAATAATGTTGTGCCTAATAGTTATTCATATTTTGAGAATCAAGAAAAATCATATTACTGAAATCAACAATGTTATACAAACAACTCTTGCTCACACTCTTTAATTGAAGGGAACCAGTATGGAAGTGTATGACCACATTAAGAACAATAGTCATGACATGATTACATACCGAAGTATGACCCATTAAAGCCATACATACCTAAGCTAATTTCCATGAAGAAAGAAACTTATCATACCTCAGTTTGCATTGCACTCCATGCCCCTACATTTATCTGACCTCCATTCATCTGTTGACTGATCGATCTATGTGGACTCTCTTGTCCCATCCTTTCCTGATCTACAAACTGATTTGACAACAATGCCGATGCTCGCATGATTTCTGCAGAAGTAAGAAATCCAAGACCTTATTCAGTCACTAAATAGGATGCTTCCGTCAATTTACCTTCCACAAGATTTCAGCTAAGGCTGTCAGTGGTGGATTCACCAAAGCCATCCATAAGACACCATTTTTGGCTTCATGTTAACCATATTCAATTTCATCCGTTTTAAACAAATAGTAATGTTACCCACATTTGAAGTTTGTAAAATAAGCATGCCAATAAGATGACCCAAATGAATAATTTTTCCTAGAACTACTTCACAAGCCCTTGCCACATCCGCTGTTAAATGCACGAGCTAGAGAGCACAATATTAAGCTACAGGGTCAAACTCGACATCAAATTTCGCATTGATACAAAAAGTTCATCATTCCAGGACTAGAATGATAAAGAAGACGAGCGAAAGAAAGTGGAAACCAGACATTTTTCTCGGTCATGCTTTCAACCAAATTCTGATTTGTAGATTTGTATCCGGAACAGCTACTTAGAGACTTCTGTTTGGTAACTTAGCATTAGGTAAATAAATCTTTTCCTATTCCACTTAATGATTTTTCAGTTAGTTACTTAAAAGTGTTTGCATCTTACTTTAGAATACTCCTGATCTCAAAAGTCAAACAATAGAAGTTGCTCTATTTTCCTGTATTAAAAACTTGTATAAAATAGgaaataagaaaagtgac of the Nicotiana tabacum cultivar K326 chromosome 7, ASM71507v2, whole genome shotgun sequence genome contains:
- the LOC107804284 gene encoding KH domain-containing protein At1g09660/At1g09670 — its product is MMNMENRIPPGSYFQYSPTGIHAPLQRSSSLTDRERYLADLLGERQKLGPFMQILPICSRLLNQEIMRASALLSNQFVDQERMGQESPHRSISQQMNGGQINVGAWSAMQTEENRLLQKMAPFQPSPLDWHVVPGTATTPVVKKVIRLDVPVEKFPNFNFVGRILGPRGNSLKRVEAITECRVYIRGQGSVKDSIKEEKLKDKPGYEHLKEPLHLLVEAEFPEDIIDARIDHAVSILENLLKPVDESMDVYKKQQLRELAMLNGTLREESPSMSPRMSPSMSPFSNTGMKRAKTGR